From one Plasmodium coatneyi strain Hackeri chromosome 9, complete sequence genomic stretch:
- a CDS encoding Glycerol-3-phosphate dehydrogenase [NAD(+)], whose amino-acid sequence MMKCYLSYLLLVPQLATCFSGSQPNVSRNTLVSNAANNLPLKVSVIGSGSWGTVVSKIVAENTHKSKIFHPLVRMYVKEEIVDNEKLSNIINTKKENVKYMKGMKVPDNVVATSNLKDAVEDADLLIFVVPHQYLENVLNEIVKNENLKKDAKAISLMKGIKIDNCKPTLLSSVIEDKLKIRCAALSGSNIANELSTENFSESTIGFEDAHDAGIWQELFDRTYFKINCVQDKPGVETCGALKNVVALGVGFLDASRNSYNTKSAIIRIGLDEMKRFARLFFPNVLDETFLDSCGLADLITTCLGGRNLKCAREFATRNGTDSWDKIEMELLNGQKLQGIHTAKEVYSVLEHHKLKDEFPLFRTIYEIAFRHKNPSSIIDVLSTKKLRHIKYRD is encoded by the exons GTCAAATGCTGCAAACAACCTCCCCCTTAAA GTTTCCGTCATCGGCAGTGGGAGTTGGGGAACCGTCGTTTCAAAAATCGTCGCCGAGAATACGCACAAGTCGAAAATATTCCACCCactg GTTAGGATGTacgtaaaggaagaaattgtaGACAacgaaaaattaagcaaCATTATCAacacgaaaaaggaaaacgtaaAGTACATGAAGGGGATGAAGGTGCCGGACAATGTAGTGGCCACTTCGAATTTGAAGGACGCGGTTGAGGATGCCGACTTGCTCATCTTCGTAGTGCCTCATCAGTACCTGGAG AACGTGCTGAacgaaattgtgaaaaacGAAAACCTCAAAAAAGACGCAAAGGCGATAAGCCTAATGAAGGGAATCAAGATAGACAACTGTAAGCCCACGCTTCTATCCAGTGTAATTGAGGACAAGCTAAAAATTCGGTGCGCAGCTCTGTCCGGCTCCAACATAGCGAAT GAGCTGTCCACGGAAAACTTCAGCGAAAGCACCATCGGATTTGAAGATGCCCATGATGCGGGGATCTGGCAGGAGCTGTTCGACAGGACGTACTTCAAGATAAACTGCGTCCAGGACAAGCCGGGGGTGGAG ACATGCGGGGCGTTGAAAAACGTAGTCGCGTTAGGAGTGGGATTTCTGGATGCATCCAGGAACAGCTATAACACAAAGTCAGCCATTATCAGAATTGGCCTTGACGAAATGAAGAGGTTCGCCCGGTTGTTTTTCCCCAACGTTCTAGAT gaAACCTTTTTAGATAGTTGTGGCCTGGCTGATCTCATAACGACATGTCTTGGGGGTAGGAACCTCAAATGTGCACGGGAGTTCGCCACAAGGAACGGAACGGATTCCTGGGATAAGATCGAAATGGAGCTCCTCAACGGGCAGAAGCTTCAG GGCATCCACACCGCCAAGGAAGTGTACTCTGTGCTGGAGCACCACAAATTAAAAGACgaatttcctttattcagGACAATCTACGAAATTGCCTTTCGACATAAAAATCCGTCAAGCATTATTGACGTTCTTtcgacaaaaaaattaagacaCATAAAGTATAGGGATTGA
- a CDS encoding Protein kinase has product MAKDKRGRMISNSYESDEDKYSKRIKKHHHKINFAEKGPDNGSYKKKNYENDKSKLNLKKDQKKNSKENLNSFSSHHSVSSNSGSNNLGLDFSGGSTSNSEDEFKILKEEENEDKFLEERRRKREAIKERLKDLVSDNEKENDVISGDLSVLGNGNDALRSGKEDPSDNVKKEEGEDAFSSCNKNDLAESLNEIPPMLDDVDHDDAACIFAPNKEVMGETCSSLSSDHEMIDDKPTKEKSDSFKESSDLYSDLKKKITEEKAKIRAFIIKQKELHERTKMNIEEGPLTNKNKDDATTSKGLMASKPHGVEEYEEEDNDNDEVDMFSSVQPSKKKKIEKIRITNYYASDNVNLADNWNDSEGYYKAIVGEVIDNRYSVVCELVGKGVFSNVLKCYDKVGKIPVAIKVIRDNDMMRKAAEKEISILKKLNEYDKDNKRHIVRLLRSLKYKNHLCLVFEWMWGNLRIALKKYGNGYGLNATAVHCYTKQLFIALRHMRKCRIMHADLKPDNILINEKFNALKVCDLGSASDISENEITSYLVSRFYRAPEIILGFRYDAQIDVWSAAATVFELATGKILFPGKSNNHMIKLMMEYKGKFSHKMIKGGQFYSQHFNDNLDFIYVDRDYYTKKEVVRIISDLRPTKNITCDLLEHQYWLKGNSPKMQFLKKKIKQLGDLLEKCLMLDPSKRYTPDQALQHPYLRESIHFSKTQNE; this is encoded by the exons ATGGCGAAGGACAAAAGGGGCAGAATGATCTCTAACTCTTACGAATCTGATGAGGATAAATATTCCAAGCGAATCAAAAAACACCACCATAAGATAAATTTTGCAGAGAAAGGTCCCGATAATggttcatataaaaaaaaaaattacgaaaatgataaaagtaaactaaatttaaaaaaagaccaaaagaaaaattcaaaagaaaatttaaattcATTTAGTTCTCACCATTCTGTTAGTAGCAATTCTGGTTCGAACAACCTCGGCTTGGACTTCTCTGGTGGATCGA CGTCGAACAGCGAGgatgaatttaaaattttaaaggaggaagaaaatgaagataaatttttggaagaaagaaggcgAAAAAGAGAGGCAATAAAAGAGCGACTTAAGGATTTGGTGAGTGACAACGAAAAGGAGAACGATGTGATAAGCGGTGACCTCAGCGTCTTGGGCAATGGTAACGATGCCCTACGCAGCGGTAAGGAAGACCCAAGTGacaatgtaaaaaaggaggaaggcgAAGACGCCTTCTCCAGTTGCAACAAAAATGACTTAGCCGAAAGTTTAAACGAGATCCCCCCCATGCTGGACGATGTGGACCATGA TGACGCGGCCTGTATATTCGCGCCGAACAAGGAAGTCATGGGGGAAACCTGTTCGTCGCTATCGTCCGACCACGAAATGATAGACGACAAACCGACCAAAGAGAAAAGCGATTCGTTTAAGGAGTCCAGTGATTTATATAGtgacttaaaaaagaagattacgGAAGAGAAGGCCAAAATTAGGGCCTTTATAATTAAGCAGAAGGAGCTCCACGAGCGAACCAAGATG AACATCGAGGAAGGACCTCTTacgaataaaaataaggacgACGCAACAACCAGTAAGGGACTAATGGCTAGTAAACCCCACGGAGTCGAAGAgtacgaagaggaagacaacGACAATGACGAGGTAGATATGTTCTCAAGTGTGCAACcaagcaaaaagaaaaaaatcgaaaaaattagaataacaaattattatgcaTCTGACAATGTGAACTTAGCGGATAACTGGAACGACTCGGAGGGATACTACAAG GCCATCGTTGGTGAAGTCATAGACAACCGCTACAGCGTCGTGTGCGAACTAGTCGGTAAGGGAGTCTTCTCCAACGTCTTAAAATGTTACGACAAGGTGGGGAAAATCCCTGTGGCTATCAAAGTCATTCGGGATAACGATATGATGAGAAAAGCGGCAGAGAAGGAAATATCCATCCTAAAAAAGTTAAACGAGTATGATAAGGATAACAAGAGACACATCGTGCGTTTGTTGCGGAGCCTCAAGTATAAGAACCACCTTTGCTTGGTTTTCGAGTGGATGTGGGGAAACCTCAGGATAGCTCTTAAAAA ATACGGCAATGGGTACGGCCTGAACGCCACAGCCGTGCACTGCTACACGAAGCAGCTCTTTATAGCCCTCAGGCATATGCGGAAGTGCAGGATCATGCACGCTGATT tAAAACCGGACAACATACTAATCAATGAAAAGTTCAACGCACTAAAGGTATGCGATTTGGGAAGCGCAAGCGACATATCAGAAAACGAAATTACCTCCTACCTAGTTAGTCGATTTTACAGAGCCCCGGAGATTATTCTTGGATTTCGCTACGATGCACAGATTGACGTCTGGTCAGCGGCGGCCACCGTTTTTGAGCTCGCCACAGGAAAGATCCTCTTCCCC GGGAAATCGAACAACCACATGATCAAGCTCATGATGGAATACAAGGGGAAGTTCTCCCACAAGATGATAAAGGGGGGTCAGTTCTATTCGCAGCATTTTAACGACAACCTGGACTTCATCTACGTGGACAGGGATTATTAcacgaagaaggaagtggTGCGCATTATATCTGACTTGAGGCCCACCAAAAATATAACCTGTGATTTGCTGGAGCATCAATACTGGTTGAAAG gGAATAGCCCCAAgatgcaatttttaaaaaaaaaaataaagcagcTGGGGGACTTGCTGGAGAAGTGCCTCATGCTGGACCCCTCCAAACGGTACACGCCAGACCAGGCCCTGCAGCATCCCTACTTGAGGGAGTCCATTCACTTTAGCAAAACGCAAAATGAGTGA